A DNA window from Streptomyces sp. 71268 contains the following coding sequences:
- the glmM gene encoding phosphoglucosamine mutase produces MGRLFGTDGVRGVANADLTAELALGLSVAAAHVLAEAGTFEGHRPVAVVGRDPRASGEFLEAAVVAGLASAGVDVRRVGVLPTPAVAYLTGALGADLGVMLSASHNAMPDNGIKFFARGGHKLADELEDRIEETYHAHASGEPWDRPTGAGVGRVTTYDQGFDNYVAHLIGVLPNRLDGLKVVIDGAHGAAARVSPEAFARAGAEVITIGTEPDGLNINDGCGSTHLAKLRAAVVEHGADLGVAHDGDADRCLAVDATGAEVDGDQILAVLALAMRDAGGLRKDTVVATVMSNLGFKLAMEREGLSLVQTAVGDRYVLEEMKRSGFALGGEQSGHVIVLDHATTGDGTLTGLMLAARVAATGRSLADLAGVMERLPQILINVPDVDKSRVATSPEVRIAVTDAERELGATGRVLLRPSGTEPLVRVMVEAADIEQARSVAGRLADVVKSALG; encoded by the coding sequence GTGGGACGACTCTTCGGTACGGACGGTGTGCGCGGTGTCGCCAACGCCGACCTGACAGCGGAGCTGGCGCTCGGCCTGTCGGTCGCGGCGGCGCATGTGCTCGCCGAGGCGGGCACGTTCGAGGGCCATCGCCCCGTGGCAGTGGTCGGACGCGATCCGCGGGCCTCCGGGGAGTTCCTTGAAGCCGCCGTCGTGGCCGGCCTGGCCAGCGCGGGCGTGGACGTGCGGCGCGTGGGCGTCCTGCCGACCCCCGCCGTCGCCTACCTGACCGGCGCGCTCGGCGCCGACCTCGGCGTGATGCTCTCCGCCAGCCACAACGCGATGCCCGACAACGGCATCAAGTTCTTCGCACGCGGCGGACACAAGCTGGCCGACGAGCTGGAGGACCGGATCGAGGAGACGTACCACGCGCACGCCTCCGGCGAGCCGTGGGACCGCCCGACCGGCGCGGGCGTCGGCCGGGTCACCACGTACGACCAGGGCTTCGACAACTACGTCGCCCACCTGATCGGCGTGCTGCCGAACCGGCTCGACGGGCTCAAGGTCGTCATCGACGGGGCGCACGGCGCGGCGGCGCGGGTCTCGCCCGAGGCGTTCGCCCGGGCCGGGGCCGAGGTCATCACGATCGGCACCGAACCTGACGGCCTCAACATCAACGACGGCTGCGGCTCCACCCACCTGGCCAAGCTGCGCGCCGCCGTCGTCGAGCACGGCGCCGACCTCGGCGTCGCCCACGACGGCGACGCCGACCGCTGCCTGGCCGTCGACGCGACCGGCGCCGAGGTGGACGGCGACCAGATCCTGGCCGTCCTCGCGCTGGCCATGCGCGACGCGGGCGGGCTGCGCAAGGACACCGTGGTCGCGACCGTGATGTCCAACCTGGGCTTCAAGCTGGCCATGGAGCGCGAGGGGCTGTCCCTGGTGCAGACGGCCGTGGGCGACCGGTACGTGCTTGAGGAGATGAAGCGCAGCGGCTTCGCCCTGGGCGGCGAACAGTCCGGCCACGTGATCGTCCTCGACCACGCCACGACCGGCGACGGCACGCTGACCGGACTGATGCTCGCCGCGCGCGTCGCCGCCACCGGGCGCTCGCTCGCGGACCTGGCGGGCGTCATGGAGCGGCTGCCGCAGATCCTCATCAACGTGCCGGACGTGGACAAGTCGCGCGTCGCCACCTCGCCGGAGGTGCGGATCGCCGTCACCGACGCGGAGCGCGAACTCGGCGCCACCGGACGCGTGTTGCTGCGCCCGTCGGGCACCGAGCCGCTGGTGCGCGTGATGGTCGAGGCCGCCGACATCGAGCAGGCCAGGTCGGTCGCGGGCCGGCTGGCGGACGTGGTGAAGTCGGCCCTCGGCTAG
- the rpsI gene encoding 30S ribosomal protein S9: MAETTAETPVVDEVVETTEHIEDVDVPVEEYTSESLASRFGDPQPAAGLGRRKNAIARVRIVPGTGKWKINGRTLEGYFPNKVHQQEVNEPFKVLELDDRYDVIARISGGGISGQAGALRLGVARALNEADEDNNRGPLKKAGFLKRDDRAVERKKAGLKKARKAPQYSKR; this comes from the coding sequence GTGGCCGAGACCACCGCAGAGACCCCCGTCGTCGACGAGGTCGTGGAGACGACCGAGCACATCGAGGACGTCGACGTTCCCGTCGAGGAGTACACGAGCGAGTCGCTCGCGTCCCGCTTCGGTGACCCGCAGCCCGCCGCGGGCCTCGGGCGTCGCAAGAACGCCATCGCCCGCGTCCGCATCGTCCCGGGCACCGGCAAGTGGAAGATCAACGGTCGTACCCTTGAGGGCTACTTCCCGAACAAGGTGCACCAGCAGGAAGTCAACGAGCCCTTCAAGGTGCTCGAGCTCGACGACCGCTACGACGTCATCGCCCGCATCAGCGGCGGCGGCATCTCCGGCCAGGCCGGCGCGCTGCGCCTCGGTGTGGCCCGCGCGCTGAACGAGGCCGACGAGGACAACAACCGCGGCCCCCTCAAGAAGGCCGGGTTCCTCAAGCGTGACGACCGTGCGGTCGAGCGCAAGAAGGCCGGTCTGAAGAAGGCCCGTAAGGCCCCGCAGTACAGCAAGCGCTAA
- the rplM gene encoding 50S ribosomal protein L13, with product MRTYSPKPGDVQRQWHIIDAQDVVLGRLATTAASLLRGKHKPIYAPHVDTGDFVVIINADKVHLSGNKRTQKMAYRHSGYPGGLRSVRYDELLAKNPEKAVEKAIKGMLPKNTLGRQMLSKLKVYSGAEHPHGAQQPVPFEITQVAQ from the coding sequence GTGCGTACGTACAGCCCCAAGCCCGGCGATGTCCAGCGCCAGTGGCACATCATTGACGCGCAGGACGTCGTCCTGGGCCGTCTGGCCACGACGGCCGCGTCCCTCCTGAGGGGCAAGCACAAGCCGATCTACGCGCCCCACGTCGACACCGGTGACTTCGTCGTCATCATCAACGCCGACAAGGTGCACCTGTCCGGCAACAAGCGGACCCAGAAGATGGCCTACCGCCACTCGGGCTACCCGGGTGGTCTGCGGTCCGTCCGCTATGACGAGCTGCTGGCGAAGAACCCCGAGAAGGCCGTCGAGAAGGCCATCAAGGGCATGCTTCCCAAGAACACCCTGGGCCGTCAGATGCTCTCGAAGCTGAAGGTCTACTCGGGTGCCGAGCACCCGCACGGCGCTCAGCAGCCGGTCCCGTTCGAGATCACCCAGGTCGCGCAGTAG
- a CDS encoding ATP-binding cassette domain-containing protein: protein MGHVEGAHLEYYLPDGRVLFGDVSFRVGEGSAVALVGANGAGKTTLLRLISGELKPHGGTVTVSGGLGVMPQFVGSVRDERTVRDLLVSVSQPRLRKAARAVDEAEHAVMTVDDEAAQMAYAQALSDWAEARGYEAETLWDMCTMAALGVPYERAQWRQVRTLSGGEQKRLVLEALLRGPDEVLLLDEPDNYLDVPGKRWLEERLRETPKTVLFVSHDRELLARSAQKIISVEPGPAGSDTWVHGGGFATYHAARKERFARFEELRRRWDEEHAKLRRLMLTFKQKAAYNADMASRYQAAQTRLRRFEEAGPPQEPPREQDIRMRLRGGRTGVRAITCEQLELTGLMHPFDLEVFFGERVAVLGSNGSGKSHFLRLLAGGDVAHTGKWKLGARVVPGHFAQTHAHPELMGRTLVDILWTEHAKDRGGAMSVLRRYELEGQGDQPFDKLSGGQQARLQILLLELAGATALLLDEPTDNLDLESAEALQEGLAAYEGTVLTVTHDRWFARSFDRFLVFGSDGLVREVPEPVWDEGRVRRAR from the coding sequence ATGGGACACGTTGAGGGCGCGCATCTGGAGTACTACCTACCCGACGGTCGGGTGCTGTTCGGCGATGTCTCGTTCCGGGTGGGGGAGGGCTCCGCGGTCGCGCTGGTCGGGGCGAACGGCGCGGGCAAGACGACGCTGCTGCGGCTGATCTCGGGCGAGCTGAAACCGCACGGCGGCACGGTGACGGTCAGCGGCGGCCTGGGCGTGATGCCGCAGTTCGTCGGCTCCGTCCGGGACGAGCGCACCGTACGGGACCTGCTGGTCTCGGTGTCCCAGCCACGGCTGCGGAAAGCGGCGCGGGCGGTGGACGAGGCCGAGCACGCGGTCATGACCGTCGACGACGAGGCCGCCCAGATGGCGTACGCGCAGGCGCTGAGCGACTGGGCCGAGGCGCGCGGGTACGAGGCCGAGACGCTGTGGGACATGTGCACGATGGCCGCGCTCGGCGTGCCGTACGAGCGGGCGCAGTGGCGGCAGGTGCGCACGCTCAGCGGCGGCGAGCAGAAGCGGCTGGTCCTCGAGGCGCTGCTGCGCGGGCCCGACGAGGTGCTGCTCCTGGACGAGCCGGACAACTACCTGGACGTGCCCGGCAAGCGCTGGCTTGAGGAACGGCTGCGCGAGACGCCCAAGACGGTGCTGTTCGTCAGCCACGACCGGGAGCTGCTCGCCCGCTCCGCGCAGAAGATCATCAGCGTGGAGCCGGGCCCGGCCGGCAGCGACACCTGGGTGCACGGCGGCGGCTTCGCGACGTACCACGCGGCCCGCAAGGAGCGCTTCGCGCGCTTCGAGGAGCTGCGCCGGCGCTGGGACGAGGAGCACGCCAAGCTGCGCCGGCTGATGCTCACCTTCAAGCAGAAGGCGGCGTACAACGCGGACATGGCCTCGCGCTACCAGGCCGCCCAGACCCGGCTGCGCCGGTTCGAGGAGGCCGGCCCGCCGCAGGAGCCGCCGCGCGAGCAGGACATCCGGATGCGGCTACGCGGCGGGCGCACCGGCGTGCGGGCCATCACCTGCGAGCAGCTTGAGCTGACCGGCCTGATGCACCCCTTCGACCTGGAGGTCTTCTTCGGCGAACGGGTCGCGGTGCTGGGCTCGAACGGCTCGGGCAAGTCGCACTTCCTGCGCCTGCTGGCCGGCGGCGACGTGGCCCACACGGGGAAGTGGAAGCTGGGCGCGCGGGTGGTGCCCGGGCACTTCGCGCAGACCCACGCGCACCCCGAGCTGATGGGCCGCACGCTGGTCGACATCCTGTGGACGGAGCACGCCAAGGACCGCGGGGGCGCGATGAGCGTGCTGCGCCGGTACGAGCTGGAGGGGCAGGGGGACCAGCCATTCGACAAGCTCTCCGGCGGCCAGCAGGCCCGGTTGCAGATCCTGCTCCTGGAGCTGGCGGGCGCGACCGCGCTGCTGCTGGACGAGCCCACGGACAACCTGGACCTGGAGAGCGCGGAGGCGTTGCAGGAGGGGCTCGCGGCGTACGAGGGCACGGTCCTCACCGTCACCCACGACCGCTGGTTCGCCCGGTCCTTCGACCGCTTCCTGGTCTTCGGCTCCGACGGCCTGGTCCGCGAGGTGCCGGAGCCGGTCTGGGACGAGGGGCGGGTGCGGCGCGCGCGGTGA